In Limisalsivibrio acetivorans, one genomic interval encodes:
- a CDS encoding efflux transporter outer membrane subunit, with the protein MIESSKERSLRGAGIYPLLFFILFLSVSCGVKNPAETLPGGELPERYSMYSESPEFELGWWESFGSEELNSLMEEAFDENLTLAEYWARLEQAKQSAVKAGANLYPSVTGNAEASRTERDTELGGYSNSEEYRIGLSMSYEVDIWNRVEAGKRSAGLSYEASREDLRGAMLSISAQIGENWVSLISVRRQIAVMEDQLELNKKLLRLAELRFENAQADALDVYQQRQTIEGINARLVPLRAQERLYLNQIALLLGRAGASGLDIKSSSFPEISETPEAGIPSELLAARPDIRSAGLKLKSAEWAVTAARADRLPKLSISASGSYYGAELADIMDNWVANLAANLAGPIFDGGRRKAEVLRAEAAAEERIASYRKAVVTAYKEVEDALINERRYRESLETLQRRIELSSNTMREARRQYINGAGNFLPVLNEELNMIGYLQDQVSTRADVIKARINLYKALGCRWDKEYINDENGADKDEQ; encoded by the coding sequence ATGATTGAAAGTTCAAAAGAACGCTCCCTGAGAGGAGCAGGTATATACCCCCTACTCTTTTTTATCCTCTTTCTGAGCGTTTCCTGCGGAGTGAAAAATCCGGCGGAAACACTTCCCGGCGGAGAGCTTCCCGAGAGATACTCTATGTACAGTGAATCACCGGAGTTTGAGCTCGGTTGGTGGGAGAGCTTTGGGAGCGAAGAGCTGAACTCGCTAATGGAAGAGGCCTTTGATGAAAATCTTACCCTTGCTGAATATTGGGCAAGGCTCGAGCAGGCGAAGCAGAGCGCTGTCAAGGCGGGTGCGAACCTTTACCCCTCTGTCACAGGGAATGCGGAGGCTTCACGCACCGAGCGGGATACCGAACTCGGCGGCTATTCCAATTCCGAAGAATATCGTATAGGCCTCAGCATGAGCTACGAAGTGGATATCTGGAACCGTGTCGAGGCGGGGAAAAGGTCAGCCGGACTCAGCTATGAGGCCAGCCGTGAGGATCTCAGGGGAGCGATGCTTAGCATCTCTGCCCAAATCGGAGAGAACTGGGTAAGTCTTATCTCCGTAAGGAGGCAGATTGCGGTTATGGAGGATCAGCTGGAATTGAACAAGAAGCTGTTGAGGCTTGCCGAGCTACGTTTTGAGAATGCCCAGGCGGACGCTCTGGATGTTTACCAGCAGAGACAGACCATCGAAGGTATCAACGCAAGGCTGGTTCCCCTTCGTGCCCAGGAGAGGCTCTATCTTAACCAGATAGCCCTTCTTCTCGGCAGGGCAGGTGCATCCGGGCTTGATATTAAAAGCAGTTCCTTCCCAGAGATATCAGAAACCCCTGAAGCAGGCATACCTTCAGAGCTTCTGGCGGCAAGGCCTGATATTCGCTCCGCAGGGCTTAAGCTGAAGTCTGCCGAATGGGCAGTTACAGCGGCCAGGGCGGACAGGCTTCCGAAGCTGAGCATATCCGCCTCCGGTTCATACTACGGTGCGGAGCTTGCCGATATCATGGATAACTGGGTGGCTAACCTTGCGGCAAATCTTGCAGGACCGATCTTTGACGGTGGAAGGCGCAAAGCGGAGGTGCTAAGGGCTGAAGCGGCGGCGGAGGAGCGTATAGCGAGCTATCGCAAAGCTGTTGTCACAGCATATAAAGAGGTGGAGGATGCCCTCATAAACGAGAGGCGCTATCGTGAATCCCTCGAGACGCTCCAGAGGCGGATAGAGCTATCAAGCAATACAATGCGTGAGGCGAGAAGGCAGTACATCAACGGAGCGGGCAACTTCCTCCCTGTGCTTAACGAGGAACTGAATATGATCGGCTATCTGCAGGATCAGGTGAGCACCAGAGCGGATGTGATAAAAGCGAGAATTAACCTGTACAAGGCACTTGGTTGCCGGTGGGACAAAGAATATATAAATGACGAAAACGGGGCGGACAAAGATGAGCAGTAA
- a CDS encoding protein-glutamate methylesterase/protein-glutamine glutaminase, giving the protein MAIRVLVVDDSATARAMITDVLSKDSHIEVIGAAPDPYVARDMIVKHKPDVICLDVEMPRMDGITFLRKIMQHMPTPVVMVSSLTKKGAKVTLDALDAGAVDFVSKPHMHIYDGIGEMEKELIEKVKNAAHSNLKKTIAAIKQTPKKEITTALGETTNKVIAIGASTGGTVALQEVLTVLPPNSPGIVIVQHMPQNFTAAFAERLNDLCRIEVREAKHGDIVGVGTALIAPGELHMVVKRTGGRYYVEVGTGKKVSGHRPSVDVLFNSVSKYVGSNAVGAILTGMGSDGAKGLLKMKNSGAKTVAQDSQSCVVYGMPKVAVELGAADYVESLRDIPERLMELVSK; this is encoded by the coding sequence TTGGCCATAAGAGTTTTAGTTGTTGACGACAGCGCTACCGCAAGGGCGATGATAACGGATGTTCTGAGCAAGGACAGCCACATAGAAGTTATCGGGGCGGCACCCGATCCATACGTAGCAAGGGATATGATCGTAAAGCATAAGCCCGATGTTATCTGTCTGGATGTGGAGATGCCCCGCATGGACGGCATAACCTTCCTGCGCAAGATAATGCAGCATATGCCGACCCCCGTTGTAATGGTTTCTTCCCTTACGAAGAAGGGTGCTAAGGTTACCCTTGATGCTCTGGATGCCGGTGCTGTGGACTTTGTCTCAAAGCCCCATATGCACATATACGACGGCATCGGCGAGATGGAAAAGGAGCTCATTGAGAAGGTTAAGAATGCTGCCCATTCAAACCTTAAAAAAACCATCGCCGCCATCAAGCAGACGCCGAAGAAGGAGATAACAACCGCCCTCGGAGAAACCACAAACAAGGTTATCGCCATCGGTGCTTCAACGGGGGGAACGGTTGCCCTGCAGGAGGTGCTTACGGTACTCCCCCCAAACTCGCCGGGGATAGTTATCGTACAGCACATGCCCCAGAACTTCACAGCCGCCTTTGCCGAAAGGCTGAACGACCTTTGCCGCATTGAGGTACGAGAGGCTAAGCATGGGGATATTGTCGGTGTGGGCACTGCTCTGATCGCTCCGGGAGAACTCCATATGGTTGTTAAAAGAACAGGCGGGAGATATTACGTTGAGGTGGGTACAGGCAAGAAGGTCAGCGGACACAGGCCTTCGGTGGATGTACTTTTCAACTCAGTTTCAAAGTATGTGGGGAGCAACGCCGTGGGTGCTATCCTCACAGGGATGGGCTCCGATGGTGCAAAGGGGCTTCTCAAGATGAAAAATTCGGGTGCGAAGACAGTCGCCCAGGACAGCCAGTCCTGCGTGGTTTACGGTATGCCTAAGGTCGCCGTCGAGCTTGGAGCGGCGGATTATGTGGAATCACTCAGAGATATACCGGAGAGACTAATGGAGCTGGTCTCCAAGTGA
- a CDS encoding efflux RND transporter periplasmic adaptor subunit, whose translation MSSKNYTEEAKISGDTPVPKRSILQRLLAIGIIAALIVGGFLTVRFLVTNKPVAKKRPPQKMKTLVEASPVIASDVKVMINGYGTVKPARKLNLSPRVSGRVEWVNPSLKPGGTLKKGEVLAVIDDTDYKLEVQKAEIALRKAQADLEIEMGRQKIAQEEWELLKEETGPAERSPLALREPQLKQAKAAVENAEADLAKAKLNLSRTRVNVPFNAVVLEESTEVGSQVSASTAVASLAGTDEFWAEVSIPLDRLDWFDIPDAHVNIRLTGTNTKANYEGRIVKLLSELESDGLMARLLIAVEDPMGLDSGRPPLLAGSHIKAEIEGRELVNSVKIPRRLVVDNSKVYIAMPDNTLDIRELDIIWKDPEWVYARNTFDEGERIITSRVASPVHGMPLMFEGESTQAPQKKGKGRENAE comes from the coding sequence ATGAGCAGTAAGAATTATACAGAAGAGGCAAAGATATCCGGAGACACACCTGTACCGAAACGTTCCATTCTCCAGCGGTTGCTTGCCATTGGAATAATAGCGGCTCTTATCGTCGGAGGCTTTCTTACGGTTCGTTTTCTGGTTACCAATAAACCCGTGGCGAAGAAGCGTCCCCCCCAGAAGATGAAGACCCTTGTGGAGGCAAGCCCTGTTATTGCATCGGATGTGAAGGTTATGATCAACGGGTACGGTACTGTGAAGCCCGCCCGTAAACTGAACCTCTCCCCCCGTGTGAGCGGAAGGGTCGAATGGGTCAACCCGTCACTTAAGCCCGGCGGAACCCTCAAGAAGGGTGAGGTACTCGCTGTTATCGATGATACAGACTATAAGCTAGAGGTGCAGAAGGCGGAGATAGCGTTGCGAAAGGCTCAGGCGGATCTCGAGATAGAGATGGGGCGTCAGAAGATCGCCCAAGAGGAGTGGGAGCTTCTCAAAGAGGAGACGGGTCCGGCTGAAAGATCACCCCTCGCACTAAGGGAGCCCCAGCTTAAACAGGCAAAGGCCGCAGTGGAAAATGCCGAGGCGGATCTTGCCAAAGCGAAGCTAAACCTTTCCCGCACAAGGGTGAATGTTCCATTTAACGCTGTCGTGCTGGAAGAGAGTACAGAGGTAGGCTCTCAGGTTTCAGCTTCCACAGCTGTCGCCTCTCTGGCGGGAACCGATGAGTTCTGGGCGGAGGTCTCCATACCTCTGGACAGGCTCGACTGGTTCGATATACCCGATGCCCATGTTAACATTCGCCTGACCGGAACGAATACAAAGGCGAACTATGAAGGACGGATAGTTAAGCTACTCAGCGAACTGGAGTCGGACGGCCTTATGGCAAGGCTTCTCATCGCCGTGGAAGACCCCATGGGGCTTGACAGCGGCAGGCCACCACTCCTTGCCGGAAGCCACATAAAGGCGGAGATAGAGGGGAGGGAGCTTGTTAATTCAGTCAAGATTCCCCGCAGGCTCGTTGTTGACAACAGCAAGGTATACATAGCAATGCCCGATAACACGCTGGATATACGAGAGCTGGATATTATCTGGAAGGATCCCGAGTGGGTTTACGCCAGAAACACCTTCGATGAGGGGGAGCGGATAATAACCTCACGTGTGGCCTCTCCTGTGCATGGAATGCCCCTTATGTTTGAAGGGGAGAGCACTCAGGCGCCTCAGAAGAAAGGAAAGGGAAGAGAAAATGCCGAATAA
- a CDS encoding PilZ domain-containing protein: MLSSYKLTEAEFKEVFRKRYVQLTGLEPDGSVLNAASSFYRTYSADSSSIRASDVYSKTLEKLGESGKSFAPAFIASVSDILASFLENAGEEPEQNRDTILSMLDLVKINDTSYEDYAEKSSEAMELFQFLRNQDTPPKLMNTYKGLRIFHAAEFAEIRQDCVVMKVHRHQAVALNNEGYTSFTHKLLPQQISAKVREVDLNSCTAVLDRFVVMKKPFDRRKIFRLQPKSTLKAKLSVEGKQAVSYIEDVSLRGLSLNLDENAVQGYSHITITFSLPVEDGTDISLRGKVKYIFCEKVCKLGVETYPDPATERVIKNYLLMRKEELEKELEEKTA; this comes from the coding sequence ATGCTTAGCAGTTATAAGTTGACTGAGGCGGAGTTTAAGGAAGTCTTTCGCAAGAGATACGTACAGCTCACAGGTCTGGAACCCGATGGTTCAGTTCTCAATGCAGCCAGCAGTTTTTATCGCACTTACAGTGCTGATTCCTCCAGTATTCGTGCATCCGATGTGTATTCAAAGACCCTTGAAAAACTTGGGGAGAGCGGCAAAAGCTTCGCCCCTGCTTTTATTGCCTCCGTTTCAGATATACTCGCCTCCTTCCTTGAGAACGCCGGTGAAGAGCCGGAGCAGAACAGGGACACAATCCTCTCTATGCTGGACCTTGTTAAGATAAATGATACCAGTTATGAGGACTATGCGGAGAAGTCCTCCGAAGCTATGGAGCTTTTCCAGTTCCTCCGCAATCAGGATACTCCCCCAAAGCTTATGAACACATATAAGGGTCTGCGAATCTTCCACGCTGCCGAGTTTGCAGAGATTCGTCAGGACTGCGTTGTAATGAAAGTGCACAGGCACCAGGCTGTTGCCCTTAACAACGAAGGCTATACAAGCTTTACCCACAAGCTTCTCCCTCAGCAGATCTCTGCGAAGGTTCGTGAGGTTGATCTTAACAGTTGTACAGCTGTTCTGGACAGGTTTGTTGTTATGAAAAAGCCCTTCGACCGCAGGAAGATCTTCCGCCTCCAACCAAAAAGTACCCTTAAGGCGAAGCTGTCTGTGGAGGGGAAGCAGGCTGTGAGCTACATCGAGGATGTATCCCTCAGGGGGCTTTCACTCAATCTCGATGAAAACGCTGTTCAGGGCTATTCCCATATAACCATAACCTTCTCACTTCCCGTTGAGGACGGAACCGACATCTCCCTCAGAGGGAAGGTTAAGTATATATTCTGTGAAAAGGTGTGTAAGCTGGGTGTGGAAACATATCCGGATCCAGCCACAGAAAGGGTTATAAAGAACTATCTACTCATGAGAAAGGAAGAGCTCGAGAAGGAGCTTGAAGAGAAAACAGCCTGA
- a CDS encoding sensor histidine kinase: MDYRDLDNDTLLGELARRLKEGEGSSTEMKNMMRRLEQMNDRLMKAEENKSKFMSLVRNNFNNPISSLMNLSKSLSIHADSEETKGIGSTLYYESLRLNFQVNNIITAAEIEAGTIVPYIGSLSPTAVMEQVKEFLHFLFMEKNISMEWEENLSGEFYQDKELVYLAVANAIHVIGDAADEGGSVKVSFAGDGESISVTVNYTGTFLSNEHAERSCTLCSAETAGGLEVNGNTLEICLVRELTSFLMGGVESAMKKSGMEIVLNIPNVDADKAMAYGDDMNEFFFDEEEGFDEF, encoded by the coding sequence ATGGACTACCGAGACCTCGACAACGATACACTGCTGGGTGAGCTTGCCAGAAGGCTCAAGGAGGGGGAAGGCTCCTCCACAGAGATGAAGAATATGATGCGCAGGCTCGAGCAGATGAACGACAGGCTGATGAAGGCGGAGGAGAACAAGAGCAAGTTTATGTCCCTCGTCCGCAATAACTTCAACAACCCCATATCGAGCCTGATGAACCTGTCTAAAAGCCTCTCCATCCATGCGGACAGTGAGGAGACCAAGGGGATTGGGAGTACACTGTATTATGAGTCGTTACGCCTTAACTTCCAGGTAAACAACATAATTACAGCCGCAGAGATAGAGGCGGGAACCATTGTGCCTTATATCGGGAGTCTCAGCCCAACGGCTGTGATGGAGCAGGTTAAGGAGTTTCTCCACTTCCTCTTTATGGAGAAGAATATCTCCATGGAGTGGGAGGAGAATCTATCCGGTGAATTCTATCAGGATAAGGAGCTTGTCTACCTTGCTGTGGCGAATGCTATCCACGTTATCGGCGATGCCGCAGACGAGGGGGGGAGCGTGAAGGTAAGTTTTGCAGGAGACGGGGAGAGTATCTCTGTAACTGTGAACTACACAGGAACCTTCCTGAGCAACGAGCATGCTGAGAGATCCTGCACACTATGCTCTGCGGAGACCGCCGGCGGGCTTGAGGTAAACGGAAATACCCTTGAGATATGCCTTGTTCGTGAGCTCACCTCATTCCTTATGGGTGGGGTGGAGTCCGCCATGAAGAAGAGCGGTATGGAGATAGTTTTAAATATACCTAACGTGGATGCCGATAAGGCTATGGCCTACGGTGATGACATGAACGAATTTTTCTTTGATGAGGAAGAAGGTTTTGACGAGTTCTAA
- a CDS encoding chemotaxis protein CheD: protein MTSSKGLDPKRPKIYIHAGQLHVTNEEVYISTVLGSCVAVCLFDNVKRVAGMNHYLLPLWNGEGLKSLKYGNVSIKKLIESMEKKGANRMVLVAKLFGGASPQKLTNEGLMIGEKNITVAKDHLAKEGIKVVASDLGGFKGRRILMDSRTGGIKLKYTSRDEAE, encoded by the coding sequence TTGACGAGTTCTAAAGGGCTTGATCCTAAAAGACCAAAGATTTACATCCATGCGGGTCAACTGCATGTGACCAATGAAGAGGTTTATATAAGCACAGTTCTGGGCTCATGCGTGGCGGTCTGTCTTTTCGACAACGTTAAGCGGGTTGCGGGTATGAACCACTACCTCCTCCCCCTCTGGAACGGTGAGGGGCTGAAGAGCTTGAAGTACGGCAATGTCAGTATAAAGAAACTCATAGAGTCCATGGAGAAGAAGGGGGCGAACAGGATGGTTCTCGTTGCAAAACTGTTTGGCGGCGCAAGCCCCCAGAAGCTTACAAATGAAGGCCTTATGATAGGCGAGAAGAATATAACCGTGGCCAAGGACCACCTTGCAAAGGAGGGTATCAAGGTTGTTGCAAGCGATCTTGGCGGCTTCAAGGGTAGAAGGATACTTATGGACTCCCGTACAGGGGGTATCAAACTTAAATACACCAGCCGTGACGAGGCTGAATAG
- a CDS encoding methyl-accepting chemotaxis protein: MKGFTLSVKIAMGFTILIVISLILGGIAVKNMTNARDISNVLSQQYVPEVEQSNGLERNSLMTMYSIRGYNYTARAEFLKQGRDYLKEVHKFIAVGEELVQKHPNLVKLKEQLGEAVNAVEKYEEHLQEMVQVNQSIDEARIQLDTNAAIYMKNTGDFLTNQNESAKKEYYSGATPAENTERLTKITLINDIIDVGNAARIDVFKAQADRDPEFLSSALDNLQIAYGKVEEIRKYTRQAADIERLNRIVESANSYGDAIRILQEAYKTFRETAVHLEDAGNIVLGVSQNIAEAGLTNTISLAGDVQTSLSTSSKVMIYGLIAAIVIGIIAALLIIRSITKPITASVRMIFDASSQVVAASDEISTSSSQLADGASEQASSVEEVNATTEEATSVNEQNSENTREADILAKSSNQSANEGNVKIQNLMKSMEGITEASQRIAKIIKTIDEIAFQTNLLALNAAVEAARAGEHGLGFAVVADEVKNLAQRSATAARETADIIEQAIEQIKEGNQIAQDTNEAFQDILDKTKKTSDLISEIAVSIREQTEGMNQISVAMGSIDQITQQNAAGSEEAAAAAEELNAQAVSMISSVEEIAKMVGLELKADQINTGGSSKQKPKMLESKGGSGKKQQAPKKEAKKAKKKDDDPEDVLPLDSDDLHDF; this comes from the coding sequence ATGAAAGGCTTTACTCTGTCCGTAAAGATTGCAATGGGCTTTACGATACTCATTGTGATCTCACTTATCCTTGGAGGGATTGCGGTTAAGAACATGACCAATGCGCGGGACATTTCGAATGTGCTATCTCAGCAGTATGTGCCCGAGGTGGAACAGTCCAACGGTCTTGAGCGTAACTCGCTTATGACTATGTATAGCATCAGAGGCTACAACTATACTGCAAGGGCTGAGTTCCTTAAGCAGGGAAGGGATTACCTTAAAGAGGTGCACAAGTTCATCGCTGTGGGGGAGGAGCTGGTTCAGAAGCATCCTAATCTTGTTAAGCTTAAGGAACAGCTTGGTGAGGCAGTGAACGCAGTTGAAAAGTACGAGGAACACCTGCAGGAGATGGTCCAGGTTAACCAGAGCATTGATGAAGCCAGAATTCAGCTTGATACCAATGCCGCTATCTACATGAAGAATACGGGCGACTTTCTCACTAACCAGAACGAGAGCGCAAAAAAGGAATATTATAGCGGAGCAACACCCGCCGAGAACACGGAAAGGCTTACCAAGATAACCCTTATCAACGACATTATCGATGTTGGAAACGCCGCAAGGATCGATGTTTTCAAGGCCCAGGCGGACAGGGACCCCGAGTTTCTCAGCTCAGCACTTGATAATCTACAGATAGCATACGGTAAGGTAGAGGAGATCCGCAAATACACAAGACAGGCCGCCGATATAGAGAGGCTCAACCGGATTGTTGAATCAGCCAACAGCTACGGTGACGCTATCAGGATACTTCAGGAAGCCTACAAAACCTTCCGTGAGACAGCCGTCCACCTCGAAGATGCTGGTAATATTGTTCTTGGTGTATCCCAGAACATCGCTGAGGCGGGGCTCACAAACACTATCAGTCTTGCAGGTGACGTTCAGACAAGCCTATCTACCTCCTCAAAGGTGATGATATACGGTCTTATTGCAGCTATTGTCATCGGCATAATTGCCGCACTCCTCATTATCAGGAGTATCACAAAGCCGATCACTGCATCTGTAAGGATGATATTTGATGCAAGCTCCCAGGTTGTGGCCGCTTCCGATGAGATATCCACATCCTCATCCCAGCTTGCCGATGGTGCCAGTGAGCAGGCGAGCAGTGTGGAAGAGGTTAACGCCACCACAGAGGAGGCAACCTCCGTTAACGAGCAGAACTCCGAAAACACACGTGAAGCGGATATCCTTGCCAAGAGCTCCAACCAGTCCGCAAACGAGGGTAATGTTAAGATTCAGAACCTTATGAAGTCCATGGAAGGTATAACCGAGGCATCCCAGAGGATCGCCAAGATCATCAAAACCATCGATGAAATAGCCTTCCAGACCAACCTCCTCGCACTCAATGCTGCAGTTGAAGCGGCCAGAGCGGGTGAGCACGGCCTCGGTTTCGCGGTTGTTGCCGATGAGGTGAAGAACCTTGCCCAGCGTTCTGCCACAGCTGCAAGGGAAACAGCGGACATTATCGAGCAGGCGATAGAGCAGATCAAAGAGGGTAACCAGATCGCACAGGACACCAACGAGGCGTTCCAGGATATCCTTGATAAAACAAAGAAGACCAGCGACCTTATAAGCGAGATCGCCGTATCCATCCGTGAGCAGACCGAAGGCATGAACCAGATCTCCGTAGCCATGGGCTCCATCGATCAGATAACCCAGCAGAACGCCGCAGGAAGTGAAGAAGCGGCCGCAGCCGCAGAGGAGCTTAATGCCCAGGCTGTTTCAATGATAAGCAGTGTGGAAGAGATTGCGAAGATGGTTGGTCTTGAGCTTAAGGCGGACCAGATTAACACCGGCGGCTCATCCAAGCAGAAGCCTAAGATGCTCGAGAGCAAAGGTGGTAGTGGCAAGAAACAGCAGGCTCCCAAGAAGGAGGCGAAGAAGGCCAAGAAGAAGGATGACGATCCCGAAGATGTCCTTCCCCTTGACAGCGATGACCTCCACGATTTCTAA